A genomic region of Dactylococcopsis salina PCC 8305 contains the following coding sequences:
- a CDS encoding ABC transporter permease, producing MNWWRKLKKNALARIGASLLLVFYLTAITADFVAPYSPYTSEINGSLLPPTEIYWRDQTTQKWLGPHIYPTEQGQMNLETGKRELMVNFDQPSPLRFFVKGTPYKVLEINLPLPPNFETVELFSGWELDRHLFGTTGEAKFHLLGTDEQGRDQFSRLIHGSRISLFIGLFGIAISFPLGMIFGGISGYFGGWIDGIIMRFVEVLMTIPTLYLLVALAAVLPASLTSSQRFLLIIVITSFVSWSGLARVIRGQVLSIKEREFVEAARALGGNSFYIILRHVLPQTATYIIISATLAIPSFILAESVLSLIGLGIQQPDPSWGNLLSVATNASVLVLQPWLVWPPAILIILTVLAFNLLGDGLRDALAPR from the coding sequence CATCATTACTTCTCGTTTTTTATTTAACAGCAATTACCGCCGATTTTGTTGCTCCTTATAGTCCCTACACTTCCGAAATTAACGGCTCTTTACTTCCTCCCACTGAGATTTATTGGCGCGACCAAACCACACAAAAATGGCTGGGTCCCCATATTTATCCCACTGAACAGGGACAAATGAATCTCGAAACAGGAAAAAGAGAATTAATGGTTAATTTTGACCAACCCTCTCCTTTACGTTTTTTTGTGAAAGGAACACCCTACAAAGTTTTAGAGATTAACTTGCCACTTCCTCCTAATTTTGAAACCGTAGAATTGTTTTCAGGTTGGGAACTCGATCGTCATTTATTCGGAACAACTGGAGAAGCTAAATTTCATCTTTTAGGAACGGATGAACAAGGACGTGATCAGTTTTCTCGTCTCATTCATGGTAGCCGAATTAGTTTATTTATTGGTTTATTTGGGATTGCAATTTCTTTCCCGTTAGGAATGATTTTTGGGGGTATTTCGGGTTACTTTGGCGGTTGGATAGATGGAATAATTATGCGTTTTGTTGAAGTTTTAATGACCATTCCCACCTTATATTTACTGGTGGCTTTAGCGGCAGTTTTACCCGCAAGTTTAACCAGTTCACAACGGTTTTTATTAATCATTGTCATTACTTCCTTTGTCAGTTGGTCAGGGTTGGCGAGGGTGATTCGAGGACAGGTTTTATCCATTAAAGAACGAGAATTTGTCGAAGCCGCTCGTGCTTTGGGTGGGAATTCTTTTTATATTATTCTCCGTCACGTTCTCCCTCAAACCGCGACTTATATTATTATCTCAGCAACCCTTGCCATTCCGAGTTTCATTTTAGCAGAATCGGTGTTAAGTTTAATTGGTCTTGGCATTCAACAGCCTGATCCCTCATGGGGAAATTTGCTTTCAGTTGCCACTAATGCTTCGGTTTTAGTGCTACAACCTTGGTTAGTTTGGCCCCCTGCGATTTTGATTATTTTAACCGTTTTGGCGTTTAATTTATTGGGGGATGGTCTTAGAGATGCCCTTGCTCCACGTTAG